A window from Aliamphritea hakodatensis encodes these proteins:
- a CDS encoding diguanylate cyclase: MKAVQKHQVMVVDDNHDDLRLLSQYLAELGLDVRVSVSAETALELLRQALPDLIVLDYKLPGMDGFSLCRQLKDDYRTRHIPVIFISAVCGSDEIVGGLEAGAVDFVRKPYIKAEILARIKNHLNLQQQTEVLRRSLEACRDKAWQNREGFFHRLIERVNSVYWIVSGDWQQMHYVNPAYESVWGESAERLRAEPLGWLSRLASADVRTIRQCIERAVREVPDMISLPDYRLISPDGSMKWVQTKGYRIDPENHEDDRYAWVSTDISERKSNEQNLNYLANHDPLTGLRNRLQLAERVENEIVRSERHGHSLALLIIDVDHFKSVNDCYGHMAGDLALCALAAVLKEQIRSIDSVFRYGGEEFVVILPEEPLEQALQVAGRIRQRVSEQPLQLESCDVNITVSIGVSAYPADGDSYNRLVSVADGHLLNAKRQGRNCVQPAHD; encoded by the coding sequence ATGAAGGCAGTGCAGAAGCATCAGGTGATGGTGGTCGATGATAACCACGATGATCTGCGTTTATTAAGCCAGTATCTGGCGGAACTTGGGCTGGATGTCAGGGTAAGTGTCAGCGCTGAAACTGCGCTGGAGCTGTTAAGGCAGGCGCTGCCGGATTTAATTGTGCTGGATTATAAACTTCCCGGGATGGACGGTTTTTCGTTATGCCGTCAGCTTAAGGATGATTATCGCACCCGGCATATTCCGGTTATCTTTATCAGCGCGGTGTGCGGTAGCGATGAAATCGTTGGCGGTCTGGAGGCCGGCGCGGTGGATTTTGTCCGTAAGCCCTATATAAAAGCCGAAATTCTGGCCCGCATCAAAAACCATCTGAACCTGCAGCAGCAGACCGAAGTATTACGCCGTTCTCTGGAAGCCTGTCGTGATAAGGCCTGGCAGAACCGGGAGGGCTTCTTTCACCGTCTTATTGAACGGGTCAACAGTGTCTACTGGATTGTCAGCGGTGACTGGCAACAGATGCATTATGTGAACCCTGCTTATGAGTCTGTCTGGGGGGAAAGTGCTGAGCGTTTGCGTGCTGAACCGCTGGGCTGGCTGAGCCGTCTGGCCAGCGCAGATGTACGGACGATCCGCCAGTGTATTGAACGGGCGGTGAGAGAAGTACCGGATATGATCAGCCTGCCGGATTACCGTCTGATATCGCCTGACGGCTCAATGAAATGGGTGCAGACCAAAGGCTACCGGATAGATCCCGAGAACCATGAAGACGACCGTTATGCCTGGGTCAGTACGGACATTTCTGAACGCAAAAGCAACGAGCAAAACCTGAATTATCTGGCCAACCATGACCCGCTTACCGGGCTGCGTAACCGGCTGCAACTGGCGGAGCGGGTTGAGAACGAAATCGTCCGCTCTGAGCGGCACGGACACTCACTGGCGCTGCTGATTATTGATGTTGATCATTTTAAATCCGTCAATGACTGCTATGGTCATATGGCCGGTGATCTGGCGCTGTGTGCGCTGGCGGCGGTCCTTAAAGAACAGATACGGTCAATCGATTCGGTGTTTCGCTACGGTGGTGAGGAGTTTGTGGTAATTCTGCCGGAAGAGCCTCTGGAGCAGGCGCTGCAAGTGGCGGGACGTATCCGTCAGCGGGTGTCAGAACAGCCGCTGCAGCTGGAGAGCTGTGACGTAAATATTACAGTCAGTATTGGCGTGTCGGCGTATCCGGCGGATGGTGACAGTTATAACCGGCTGGTCAGTGTGGCAGACGGACATCTGCTAAACGCCAAGCGGCAGGGCCGAAACTGTGTTCAGCCAGCGCATGACTAA
- a CDS encoding ABC transporter substrate-binding protein — MFSQRMTNVRIRQHIHRAVLVCMLLAGLPLPVYATAGAATPDISPWLNAQINWRQFSGTTLSVLANTQPAFRALEKKLPYFEKLTGIKVGFHVLPQARMRAVRRVDLAAGAGIYDVVPIGISYLGEAYRNGWLEPLQAYFDNPQLTDACWYDLADITPGSLALSSINGEMLALPFDFFAPVFFYRKDLFQRYGLAVPDTYEELLQMKIALQTALERDEMQNMYAFASRTRAGAGLNTWTVIPVIRAYGGAMMDESLRPVFNSPQAKHAVRVYRDMVTGYGSPPGAQMLNFHEIREQFKEGRLASVIAASDLFAEMDSPEESVIWDKWEAAPMPRGPRTRATSLWSWGFAVNASGQHKNAAWLFLQWASSKETAILLHHDDAPARASLWHSDVYDYLDAPGFISVSRWLLNQRDIDPIQNGIAEFPRAGEVASQAFNEIFFGAPVAATLDQAVIRVEQIMQSGSGRSDD; from the coding sequence GTGTTCAGCCAGCGCATGACTAACGTGCGGATCAGGCAGCACATTCATCGGGCCGTTTTAGTGTGTATGCTGCTGGCAGGGTTGCCTTTGCCTGTGTATGCAACGGCGGGGGCAGCCACGCCGGATATTTCGCCATGGCTGAACGCGCAGATTAACTGGCGGCAGTTCTCGGGTACTACTTTATCCGTGTTGGCGAATACTCAGCCGGCGTTTCGCGCGCTGGAGAAAAAACTCCCGTATTTTGAAAAACTCACCGGTATAAAGGTTGGCTTTCACGTTTTACCTCAGGCACGGATGCGGGCAGTTCGCCGGGTGGATCTGGCGGCAGGCGCGGGTATCTATGATGTTGTGCCGATCGGCATTTCATATTTGGGGGAAGCTTACCGCAATGGCTGGCTGGAACCGTTGCAGGCGTATTTTGATAACCCGCAACTGACGGATGCCTGCTGGTATGATCTGGCCGATATTACGCCGGGCAGTCTTGCTCTGAGCAGCATTAACGGTGAGATGCTGGCGCTGCCGTTTGATTTTTTTGCGCCGGTGTTTTTTTACCGTAAAGATCTTTTTCAGCGCTACGGGCTGGCCGTGCCGGATACCTATGAAGAACTGCTACAGATGAAAATTGCGTTGCAGACGGCGCTGGAACGGGATGAGATGCAAAACATGTATGCCTTTGCCTCCCGGACCCGCGCCGGTGCCGGCCTGAACACCTGGACGGTCATTCCGGTTATCCGGGCCTATGGCGGCGCAATGATGGATGAGTCACTGCGGCCGGTATTCAACAGCCCTCAGGCCAAGCATGCCGTGCGGGTTTACCGGGATATGGTCACCGGATATGGCAGCCCGCCCGGGGCGCAAATGTTAAATTTCCATGAAATCCGTGAACAGTTTAAGGAAGGGCGTCTGGCCTCTGTCATTGCTGCATCCGATTTATTTGCGGAGATGGACAGCCCGGAAGAATCCGTCATCTGGGATAAGTGGGAAGCGGCCCCCATGCCCCGGGGGCCGAGGACCAGAGCCACATCGCTCTGGTCCTGGGGCTTTGCGGTTAATGCCAGTGGTCAGCATAAAAATGCCGCCTGGCTGTTCCTGCAGTGGGCATCTTCCAAAGAAACCGCCATCTTGTTACACCATGACGATGCGCCCGCGCGAGCGTCACTGTGGCATTCTGACGTCTATGATTACCTTGATGCTCCCGGATTTATCAGCGTCAGCCGCTGGCTTCTGAATCAGCGGGATATTGATCCGATCCAGAACGGCATAGCGGAGTTTCCGCGGGCCGGTGAAGTTGCTTCTCAGGCGTTTAATGAGATTTTCTTCGGTGCGCCGGTTGCCGCCACACTGGATCAGGCGGTGATCCGGGTTGAGCAGATTATGCAATCAGGCTCCGGACGGAGTGACGACTGA
- a CDS encoding ATP-binding protein, translating into MTTEVQMLERISLKLKLLLGVALIIIASFALSTWLHLYELRIAYLNEATNNARTFTQELPREMQKLRESNDNLNWIRKVQTIRCIELYRSGEAQGVKFVSLLDEQGVAVAHSDVNQIGATVTGVLPAGQSLYRGAALLGDGIIYILIPVTGKDGSYMGTIFMGEDARGLENKLSQSLMISVLVFFLCILLGITGLYYLLKMFFLRPLMVLHEAASRITSGDLNNPVVLRGSGEIVELARSVDLMRISIQSKLNELSSYGDKLEKEVEQRTAELAAEKENAEAANQAKSVFLANMSHEIRTPMNAILGYSQLLLRDKGLSFQQRESVDAISRGGTHLLALINDVLEMSKIEAGRLEPQLAYFNIREVIGDMESMFANKARSKRLLFRVENDSQMPDFLITDEGMLRQLLVNLIGNAIKFTHQGGVTVRTVFQAVTEDTGRLIIQVVDTGVGLSSEEQERIFEPFEQSVMSSRQYGRSGTGLGLAICCQYLELLEGEMRLQSHLGEGSCFSVELPVHIADNQTRRLSEYNRRPVALAAEQPVPKILIVDDVASNRDIFKAFLQPLGFRLAEVGNATRALELYRSWQPDLVLMDKRMPEMDGIMLMQQIQSAAADARLRVPKVILVTASAFKDEERVAIEAGADAFLRKPVNEFELLSLVGRLLRLEYVFERIASSETVSLPDDISQAQLDALPDDLHQGLLQASQQMNFTHCQQMIEAVRRHDSAMYDILQKLLWHFEFEQISECMRRRSSYSD; encoded by the coding sequence GTGACGACTGAGGTGCAGATGCTGGAAAGGATCTCTTTAAAGCTGAAGCTGTTGTTGGGGGTGGCGCTGATCATCATTGCCAGCTTTGCGCTCAGTACCTGGCTGCACCTCTATGAACTGCGCATTGCCTACCTTAATGAAGCCACCAACAATGCACGTACCTTTACCCAGGAACTGCCCCGGGAAATGCAGAAGTTACGGGAAAGTAATGACAACCTTAACTGGATCCGCAAGGTTCAGACGATCCGGTGTATTGAGTTATACCGGAGCGGGGAAGCTCAGGGGGTAAAGTTTGTTTCCCTGCTGGATGAGCAGGGGGTCGCGGTGGCACACAGTGATGTGAATCAGATCGGTGCCACGGTGACCGGCGTGCTGCCCGCCGGGCAAAGCCTGTATCGCGGAGCGGCCCTGCTGGGGGATGGCATTATTTATATTCTGATACCGGTTACGGGCAAAGATGGCAGTTATATGGGGACCATTTTTATGGGAGAAGATGCCCGGGGCCTGGAGAACAAACTGTCCCAGTCGCTGATGATATCGGTCCTGGTGTTCTTCCTGTGTATTTTGCTGGGCATTACCGGTTTGTATTACCTGTTAAAAATGTTTTTCCTCCGGCCACTGATGGTGCTGCATGAAGCGGCCAGCCGGATTACGTCCGGTGATCTCAATAACCCGGTGGTGCTACGGGGGTCCGGCGAGATCGTTGAACTGGCACGCAGCGTCGATCTGATGCGTATCTCCATTCAGAGTAAGCTGAATGAGCTGAGCAGCTACGGTGACAAGCTGGAAAAAGAAGTGGAACAGCGTACCGCTGAGCTGGCGGCCGAGAAAGAAAATGCCGAAGCGGCCAATCAGGCCAAGAGTGTTTTTCTGGCGAATATGTCCCATGAAATCCGCACACCGATGAATGCCATTCTGGGGTATTCGCAATTACTGCTGCGGGATAAAGGGCTGAGCTTTCAGCAACGGGAATCCGTTGATGCTATCAGCCGCGGGGGCACCCATCTGCTGGCGCTGATAAATGATGTGCTGGAAATGTCCAAGATCGAAGCCGGGCGGCTGGAGCCGCAGCTGGCGTATTTCAACATCCGTGAAGTCATTGGCGATATGGAGAGCATGTTTGCCAATAAAGCCCGTTCCAAACGGCTGCTGTTCCGGGTGGAAAATGACTCGCAGATGCCGGACTTTCTGATCACCGATGAAGGCATGTTGCGGCAGTTATTGGTCAATCTGATTGGCAATGCCATTAAGTTTACCCATCAGGGCGGGGTGACGGTCCGGACGGTGTTTCAGGCGGTGACAGAAGATACCGGGCGGCTGATTATTCAGGTGGTGGATACCGGTGTCGGGCTGAGTTCGGAGGAACAGGAACGCATCTTTGAACCCTTTGAACAGTCGGTCATGTCGAGCCGCCAGTACGGCCGCAGCGGCACCGGGCTTGGCCTGGCAATCTGTTGTCAGTATCTGGAGTTACTGGAAGGGGAAATGCGCCTGCAGAGCCATCTGGGGGAAGGCAGCTGTTTCTCGGTGGAACTGCCGGTACATATCGCTGATAACCAGACCCGGCGGCTGAGTGAGTATAATCGCCGGCCCGTCGCACTGGCTGCTGAACAGCCCGTGCCGAAAATTCTGATTGTTGATGATGTTGCCAGTAACCGGGACATATTCAAGGCATTCCTGCAGCCGCTGGGGTTCCGCCTGGCTGAAGTGGGGAATGCGACCCGGGCACTGGAACTGTACCGCAGCTGGCAGCCGGATCTGGTACTGATGGATAAACGGATGCCGGAAATGGACGGCATCATGCTCATGCAGCAGATTCAGTCTGCAGCGGCGGATGCCCGTCTGCGGGTACCGAAGGTGATACTGGTCACCGCCAGCGCCTTTAAAGATGAAGAGCGGGTTGCGATTGAAGCCGGTGCCGATGCCTTTTTACGCAAGCCGGTCAATGAGTTTGAACTGTTATCGTTGGTGGGCCGGCTGTTACGGCTGGAGTACGTTTTTGAACGTATTGCCAGCAGTGAAACCGTCAGTCTTCCGGATGATATCAGCCAGGCACAGCTGGACGCCCTGCCGGACGATTTACATCAGGGGTTGTTGCAGGCGTCGCAGCAAATGAACTTCACCCATTGTCAGCAGATGATTGAGGCGGTCCGCCGTCATGATTCTGCGATGTATGACATCTTGCAAAAGCTGCTCTGGCATTTTGAATTTGAGCAGATCAGTGAGTGTATGAGGCGGCGTAGCAGTTATTCTGACTGA
- a CDS encoding DMT family transporter → MDTPQRPMLGIGLMIAGMLVVPLLDVCAKVLGQSYPVLEVVWARYFFHFLWLLPLLAWKRLAWWRWPESAGSQGLRGLFLLACTLCFFLSIQSNPIPNSLALLFVAPLIITAFSPLILRERLDLRRAGAAGLGFVGVLIVLQPAADDFQFSSLWALAAGVCYAFYIIYTRQMSQRARPLMGLMYIAIVGLAVMTLLVPFVWVAPDLKGWGIMALMGLFAAAGHFLIIKACEYAPASLLAPFNYTEIVGACTVSYLFFAYLPDALMWLGIGIICLSGIYTSVYEYRRQSAARR, encoded by the coding sequence ATGGATACACCGCAACGTCCGATGCTGGGAATAGGACTGATGATCGCCGGCATGCTGGTGGTGCCTTTACTGGATGTATGTGCCAAGGTCCTTGGCCAGAGCTATCCTGTGCTGGAAGTTGTCTGGGCCCGTTACTTTTTTCATTTCCTCTGGTTATTACCCTTGCTGGCCTGGAAGCGTCTTGCCTGGTGGCGCTGGCCTGAAAGTGCCGGTTCGCAGGGGCTGCGGGGGCTGTTTTTACTGGCCTGTACCCTGTGTTTTTTCCTGTCGATACAAAGCAATCCGATTCCTAATTCCCTGGCGCTGTTATTCGTTGCGCCGCTGATCATCACGGCGTTTTCGCCACTGATTCTGAGGGAGCGGCTGGACTTACGCCGGGCCGGTGCCGCAGGGCTGGGCTTTGTGGGGGTGCTGATTGTCCTGCAGCCGGCGGCGGATGATTTTCAGTTTTCCAGCTTATGGGCACTGGCAGCCGGTGTCTGCTATGCATTTTATATTATCTATACCCGGCAAATGTCACAGCGGGCCAGACCGTTAATGGGGCTGATGTATATCGCTATTGTCGGGCTGGCTGTGATGACCCTGCTGGTGCCGTTTGTCTGGGTTGCTCCGGACCTGAAAGGCTGGGGCATTATGGCGTTGATGGGGCTGTTCGCGGCGGCCGGACATTTCCTGATTATCAAAGCCTGTGAATATGCACCGGCATCATTACTGGCACCGTTCAACTACACCGAGATTGTCGGTGCCTGTACCGTCAGCTATCTGTTTTTTGCCTACCTGCCGGATGCGCTGATGTGGCTGGGAATCGGCATTATCTGCCTCAGCGGGATTTATACCTCAGTGTATGAATACCGGCGGCAGTCAGCAGCCCGCCGGTAA